In Accipiter gentilis chromosome 21, bAccGen1.1, whole genome shotgun sequence, one DNA window encodes the following:
- the IMPG2 gene encoding interphotoreceptor matrix proteoglycan 2 isoform X3 translates to MFGFIWKIFLCLPVLGMIKGNLQIVTAEGYAATEGGQAKDGSPTPQLSGWQLANPSLPPELKKLNGIVEAEQVNKNLLLRRKRSILFPSGIKICPDESVEQAIANHLKYFRLRVCQETVWEVFKTFWDRLPEREEYHTWMSLCEEGTMSVFEMGTNFSQSEEHRSLIVKKLSYTKEAMGSSCTDWSCGSSGTPTPASDADVTTLRDAAANVPPPHEISVETPVGGTVHEIEDADTTINNEIKKQDEKLVRPVTEQIIEFSVLIVGEKYSEDLSDPATVKHQLLSEQFISQMESVFEGLPGYKNIQVLDYSSPQEDSGVEVHYAVTFDGKPISNATWDVINLHSNKVEDNSFMGIEDYPTVVYSISDFRDYIAEILQKNALLENTSLSLDPNSLQLTNVKEILHPTPEDPSWITEYPVVLERPEFDDSTFLAERPSADESTVSNTLPFDFAKPDSTSDSEQSNDNEIRPRPENLDSEASLAPEAPLSSEADVTSLPDGLNLEDGNQTPQLVTGPVLGRDSVDSLEWLSAPSSLDVFEDTGLSEDLLPSSPPHLVPEEPPPTDDYAVPLLSAPTVASSSVTETDIKETISAEKEEVTQGHPAGSSNADSVLHESVEEIPFPLEVHPVEDETDIYLGDRVIYDDGSGSAFDGSGKETESSNWPWEEATLEPVFYPGPDSWLDDDNESLLIRTEDIPEGMILDYILNSGNKLDDDPSKDENEGMTNIKEDFLDESEIFVFPETTTKQVPPLQTEEPSSVEPSTQTETLGMYDSSFVKPPLGLEPSVDHSFVDMPAGEAPVSPNNRGLSVEDSLASTGTVSMEQPIESSVGQNIISEAVEHQNEDRTTVEELFTVEQSDVTEAATIGHLDASSSETILTAHPSMVNTDGSTEEQQTLDLSLAGQDTTESAAKKPADVWPTDTALENSLDQAVQSAMPTATQVSTVVPSVIDQTTVPDGFAGQGGTDHDTHVSMSFSTVMNSYLTVSVTSTVELPSHLPPVGSTASSSVVTSTKLGDETTRVPDVSVDLDHVSTVHFSPELTEGGRSMTESHVELTTHVQSTEMASVAWATHETHNSTPVSSRALVVFFSLRVTNMMFSEDLFNKNSPEYKALEQRFLELLVPYLQSNLTGFQNLEILNFRNGSIVVNSRMKFAKPVPRNVTNAVYMILEDFCNTAYHTMNLAIDKYSLDVESGEQADPCKFQACNEFSECLVNRWSGEAECVCNPGYLSIDGLPCNSICDLQPNFCLNDGKCDISPGQGAICRCRVGENWWYRGEHCEEYVSEPLVVGIAIASVAGFLLVASAVIFFLARTLRDQYTKSETEDSQGQGDSLSSIENAVKYNPMYESDTTGYSHYYRRYPQLTSYSSTSAETSTDYSSEEIRHIYENSELTKEEIQDRIRIIELYAKDRQFAEFVRQHQMKLL, encoded by the exons TGTGTCAGGAAACAGTCTGGGAGGTCTTCAAGACATTCTGGGATAGACTGCCAGAGCGTGAAGAATATCACACCTGGATGAGCCTGTGTGAGGAGGGAACGATGAGTGTCTTTGAAATGGGCACGAACTTCAGTCAGTCTGAGGAGCACCGGAGTCTGATTGTGAAG aaaCTGTCCTATACAAAGGAAGCAATGGGCAG CTCCTGCACTGATTGGTCATGTGG cagtAGTGGGACTCCAACTCCAGCTTCGGATGCTGATGTTACCACATTGAGAG ATGCAGCTGCCAATGTTCCTCCCCCTCATGAGATCTCTGTAGAGACTCCTGTGGGTGGTACTGTCCATGAGATCGAAGATGCAGACACTACt atCAATAATGAGATTAAGAAGCAGGATGAGAAACTAGTGAGACCTGTAACTGAGCAGATAATTGAGTTCAGCGTTTTGATTGTTGGTGAAAAATACAGCGAGGACCTGAGTGACCCAGCTACTGTGAAGCATCAACTGCTCTCTGAACAATTCATTTCTCAG ATGGAAAGTGTATTTGAAGGACTACCTGGATACAAAAACATCCAAGTCCTGGATTACAG CTCTCCTCAGGAGGACAG TGGGGTGGAAGTTCACTATGCTGTTACGTTTGATGGAAAACCCATCAGCAATGCCACCTGGGACGTGATTAACCTCCATTCCAACAAGGTGGAGGACAACTCCTTTATGGGCATAGAGGATTATCCAACAGTTGTGTACTCCATCAGTGATTTCCGAGATTATATTGCTGAAATCCTCCAGAAAAACGCCTTGCTTGAAAACACTTCCTTGTCTTTAGACCCTAACTCTCTCCAGCTTACTAATG TGAAAGAAATACTGCACCCTACACCCGAAGACCCATCTTGGATTACTGAATACCCAGTTGTGCTGGAGCGCCCAGAGTTCGAT GACAGCACCTTTTTAGCTGAACGGCCTTCAGCAGATGAATCAACTGTCAGCAATACCTTGCCCTTTGATTTCGCCAAACCAGATTCCACTTCAGATAGTGAACAGTCCAATGACAATGAAATCCGGCCAAGACCAGAAAATCTGGACTCTGAGGCCAGTTTGGCACCTGAAGCTCCGCTCTCCTCAGAGGCTGACGTCACTTCTTTGCCTGATGGGCTGAATTTAGAGGATGGGAATCAGACTCCTCAGTTGGTCACTGGACCAGTGTTAGGGCGTGATTCTGTGGACTCTCTGGAATGGCTTTCAGCCCCCAGTTCTTTAGATG tgtttgAAGATACTGGACTATCTGAAGACCTTTTGCCTTCAAGTCCTCCTCACCTCGTGCCTGAAGAACCTCCACCTACAGATGATTATGCagttcctctgctttctgcaccAACAGTGGCCTCTTCATCAGTCACAGAGACTGATATTAAAGAAACAATTTCTGCTGAGAAGGAAGAAGTAACTCAAGGTCATCCTGCAGGCAGTAGCAATGCAGACTCTGTGTTGCATGAGTCTGTGGAAGAAATTCCTTTTCCCTTAGAAGTACACCCTGTGGAAGATGAAACTGATATATATCTTGGAGACAGAGTTATATATGATGATGGGTCTGGTTCAGCTTTTGATGGTTCAGGAAAGGAAACGGAATCAAGTAATTGGCCTTGGGAAGAGGCAACACTGGAACCAGTTTTCTACCCTGGTCCCGATAGCTGGCTTGATGATGACAATGAGTCTTTGTTAATCAGAACTGAGGATATTCCTGAAGGCATGATTTTAGACTATATTCTTAACTCTGGGAATAAATTAGATGATGATCCTTCCAAAGATGAGAATGAAGGTATGACCAATATAAAAGAAGATTTTCTTGATGAGTCTGAAATATTTGTCTTTCCAGAGACTACAACTAAGCAGGTACCTCCGTTACAGACAGAAGAGCCATCATCTGTGGAACCATCTACACAGACAGAAACGTTGGGCATGTATGATTCCTCTTTTGTTAAACCACCCTTGGGTTTGGAGCCTTCAGTGGACCACTCCTTTGTAGACATGCCAGCTGGAGAGGCCCCTGTCTCACCAAATAATAGAGGTCTGTCTGTGGAAGATAGTCTTGCATCTACAGGGACTGTCAGTATGGAGCAACCTATAGAGTCCAGTGTAGGTCAGAACATCATTTCTGAAGCAGTTGAACACCAAAATGAAGACAGGACAACGGTAGAAGAATTATTCACAGTGGAGCAGTCAGATGTAACCGAAGCTGCTACAATAGGCCACTTGGATGCAAGCTCTTCAGAAACTATTCTGACTGCACATCCTTCCATGGTAAACACTGATGGTTCCACAGAAGAACAGCAAACTCTAGATTTATCACTGGCAGGCCAAGACACTACCGAATCCGCTGCGAAGAAACCAGCTGATGTTTGGCCTACTGACACAGCACTAGAAAACTCATTAGATCAGGCAGTGCAATCGGCAATGCCAACTGCCACTCAAGTTTCAACTGTAGTTCCTTCTGTAATAGATCAGACCACTGTTCCAGATGGCTTCGCCGGACAGGGTGGTACAGACCATGACACGCATGTTTCCATGAGCTTCAGCACTGTTATGAACTCTTACCTAACGGTGAGTGTAACAAGCACTGTTGAGCTTCCGTCCCATCTCCCTCCCGTGGGATCCACGGCATCCTCGTCTGTGGTTACCTCAACGAAGCTGGGAGATGAAACAACGAGGGTCCCAGATGTTTCAGTGGACCTGGATCATGTGAGCACTGTCCACTTTTCTCCTGAGCTGACTGAGGGAGGAAGGAGCATGACTGAAAGTCACGTGGAGCTAACAACTCATGTCCAGTCCACAGAGATGGCCAGTGTAGCTTGGGCCACACATGAAACTCACAATAGTACTCCTGTCTCATCACGAGCTCTAGTTGTGTTTTTCAGTCTTCGGGTTACCAACATGATGTTTTCAGAGGACCTGTTTAATAAAAATTCCCCTGAATACAAAGCGCTGGAGCAGCGATTCTTGGAACTG CTGGTGCCCTACCTTCAGTCAAATCTGACAGGCTTCCAGAATCTGGAAATCCTGAACTTCAGAAATGGCAGCATCGTGGTGAACAGTCGAATGAAATTTGCCAAACCTGTGCCTCGGAATGTCACTAACGCTGTGTACATGATCCTGGAAGACTTCTGCAACACTGCGTATCACACTATGAACCTGGCCATCGATAAATACTCCCTGGATGTGGAATCGG GTGAACAGGCTGATCCCTGCAAGTTCCAGGCCTGTAATGAGTTCTCCGAATGCTTAGTAAATCGCTGGAGTGGGGAAGCTGAGTGCGTCTGCAATCCTGGCTACCTAAGCATCGACGGGCTGCCATGCAATAGCATTTGTGATCTGCAACCAAACTTCTGCCTGAATGACGGGAAGTGCGACATAAGCCCTGGGCAAGGGGCCATCTGTAG GTGTCGTGTGGGAGAAAACTGGTGGTACAGAGGGGAGCACTGTGAAGAATATGTGTCTGAGCCACTGGTTGTGGGTATTGCAATTGCTTCTGTGGCAGGATTCCTTCTTGTGGCATCTGCTGTCATCTTCTTCTTGGCCAGGACCCTTCGAGACCAGTACACAAAGAGTGAAACCGAGGACTCACAGGG GCAGGGTGACAGCCTCTCGTCCATTGAGAACGCAGTTAAATACAACCCCATGTATGAAAGTGATACGACTGGCTACAGCCATTATTACCGGAGATACCCTCAGCTAACATCCTACAGTTCTACCAGTGCAGAGACATCCACAGACTACAGCAGTGAAGAGATCAGGCACATTTATGAAAACAGTGAGCTTACTAAGGAG GAAATTCAGGACCGAATTCGAATTATAGAGCTCTACGCTAAAGACCGTCAGTTTGCAGAGTTTGTTAGGCAGCATCAAAT gaagctgctttaa
- the IMPG2 gene encoding interphotoreceptor matrix proteoglycan 2 isoform X1: MFGFIWKIFLCLPVLGMIKGNLQIVTAEGYAATEGGQAKDGSPTPQLSGWQLANPSLPPELKKLNGIVEAEQVNKNLLLRRKRSILFPSGIKICPDESVEQAIANHLKYFRLRVCQETVWEVFKTFWDRLPEREEYHTWMSLCEEGTMSVFEMGTNFSQSEEHRSLIVKKLSYTKEAMGSSCTDWSCGQGGPGHHSCSSSGTPTPASDADVTTLRDAAANVPPPHEISVETPVGGTVHEIEDADTTINNEIKKQDEKLVRPVTEQIIEFSVLIVGEKYSEDLSDPATVKHQLLSEQFISQMESVFEGLPGYKNIQVLDYSSPQEDSGVEVHYAVTFDGKPISNATWDVINLHSNKVEDNSFMGIEDYPTVVYSISDFRDYIAEILQKNALLENTSLSLDPNSLQLTNVKEILHPTPEDPSWITEYPVVLERPEFDDSTFLAERPSADESTVSNTLPFDFAKPDSTSDSEQSNDNEIRPRPENLDSEASLAPEAPLSSEADVTSLPDGLNLEDGNQTPQLVTGPVLGRDSVDSLEWLSAPSSLDVFEDTGLSEDLLPSSPPHLVPEEPPPTDDYAVPLLSAPTVASSSVTETDIKETISAEKEEVTQGHPAGSSNADSVLHESVEEIPFPLEVHPVEDETDIYLGDRVIYDDGSGSAFDGSGKETESSNWPWEEATLEPVFYPGPDSWLDDDNESLLIRTEDIPEGMILDYILNSGNKLDDDPSKDENEGMTNIKEDFLDESEIFVFPETTTKQVPPLQTEEPSSVEPSTQTETLGMYDSSFVKPPLGLEPSVDHSFVDMPAGEAPVSPNNRGLSVEDSLASTGTVSMEQPIESSVGQNIISEAVEHQNEDRTTVEELFTVEQSDVTEAATIGHLDASSSETILTAHPSMVNTDGSTEEQQTLDLSLAGQDTTESAAKKPADVWPTDTALENSLDQAVQSAMPTATQVSTVVPSVIDQTTVPDGFAGQGGTDHDTHVSMSFSTVMNSYLTVSVTSTVELPSHLPPVGSTASSSVVTSTKLGDETTRVPDVSVDLDHVSTVHFSPELTEGGRSMTESHVELTTHVQSTEMASVAWATHETHNSTPVSSRALVVFFSLRVTNMMFSEDLFNKNSPEYKALEQRFLELLVPYLQSNLTGFQNLEILNFRNGSIVVNSRMKFAKPVPRNVTNAVYMILEDFCNTAYHTMNLAIDKYSLDVESGEQADPCKFQACNEFSECLVNRWSGEAECVCNPGYLSIDGLPCNSICDLQPNFCLNDGKCDISPGQGAICRCRVGENWWYRGEHCEEYVSEPLVVGIAIASVAGFLLVASAVIFFLARTLRDQYTKSETEDSQGQGDSLSSIENAVKYNPMYESDTTGYSHYYRRYPQLTSYSSTSAETSTDYSSEEIRHIYENSELTKEEIQDRIRIIELYAKDRQFAEFVRQHQMKLL, translated from the exons TGTGTCAGGAAACAGTCTGGGAGGTCTTCAAGACATTCTGGGATAGACTGCCAGAGCGTGAAGAATATCACACCTGGATGAGCCTGTGTGAGGAGGGAACGATGAGTGTCTTTGAAATGGGCACGAACTTCAGTCAGTCTGAGGAGCACCGGAGTCTGATTGTGAAG aaaCTGTCCTATACAAAGGAAGCAATGGGCAG CTCCTGCACTGATTGGTCATGTGG CCAAGGTGGTCCAGGGCATCACTCATGCAG cagtAGTGGGACTCCAACTCCAGCTTCGGATGCTGATGTTACCACATTGAGAG ATGCAGCTGCCAATGTTCCTCCCCCTCATGAGATCTCTGTAGAGACTCCTGTGGGTGGTACTGTCCATGAGATCGAAGATGCAGACACTACt atCAATAATGAGATTAAGAAGCAGGATGAGAAACTAGTGAGACCTGTAACTGAGCAGATAATTGAGTTCAGCGTTTTGATTGTTGGTGAAAAATACAGCGAGGACCTGAGTGACCCAGCTACTGTGAAGCATCAACTGCTCTCTGAACAATTCATTTCTCAG ATGGAAAGTGTATTTGAAGGACTACCTGGATACAAAAACATCCAAGTCCTGGATTACAG CTCTCCTCAGGAGGACAG TGGGGTGGAAGTTCACTATGCTGTTACGTTTGATGGAAAACCCATCAGCAATGCCACCTGGGACGTGATTAACCTCCATTCCAACAAGGTGGAGGACAACTCCTTTATGGGCATAGAGGATTATCCAACAGTTGTGTACTCCATCAGTGATTTCCGAGATTATATTGCTGAAATCCTCCAGAAAAACGCCTTGCTTGAAAACACTTCCTTGTCTTTAGACCCTAACTCTCTCCAGCTTACTAATG TGAAAGAAATACTGCACCCTACACCCGAAGACCCATCTTGGATTACTGAATACCCAGTTGTGCTGGAGCGCCCAGAGTTCGAT GACAGCACCTTTTTAGCTGAACGGCCTTCAGCAGATGAATCAACTGTCAGCAATACCTTGCCCTTTGATTTCGCCAAACCAGATTCCACTTCAGATAGTGAACAGTCCAATGACAATGAAATCCGGCCAAGACCAGAAAATCTGGACTCTGAGGCCAGTTTGGCACCTGAAGCTCCGCTCTCCTCAGAGGCTGACGTCACTTCTTTGCCTGATGGGCTGAATTTAGAGGATGGGAATCAGACTCCTCAGTTGGTCACTGGACCAGTGTTAGGGCGTGATTCTGTGGACTCTCTGGAATGGCTTTCAGCCCCCAGTTCTTTAGATG tgtttgAAGATACTGGACTATCTGAAGACCTTTTGCCTTCAAGTCCTCCTCACCTCGTGCCTGAAGAACCTCCACCTACAGATGATTATGCagttcctctgctttctgcaccAACAGTGGCCTCTTCATCAGTCACAGAGACTGATATTAAAGAAACAATTTCTGCTGAGAAGGAAGAAGTAACTCAAGGTCATCCTGCAGGCAGTAGCAATGCAGACTCTGTGTTGCATGAGTCTGTGGAAGAAATTCCTTTTCCCTTAGAAGTACACCCTGTGGAAGATGAAACTGATATATATCTTGGAGACAGAGTTATATATGATGATGGGTCTGGTTCAGCTTTTGATGGTTCAGGAAAGGAAACGGAATCAAGTAATTGGCCTTGGGAAGAGGCAACACTGGAACCAGTTTTCTACCCTGGTCCCGATAGCTGGCTTGATGATGACAATGAGTCTTTGTTAATCAGAACTGAGGATATTCCTGAAGGCATGATTTTAGACTATATTCTTAACTCTGGGAATAAATTAGATGATGATCCTTCCAAAGATGAGAATGAAGGTATGACCAATATAAAAGAAGATTTTCTTGATGAGTCTGAAATATTTGTCTTTCCAGAGACTACAACTAAGCAGGTACCTCCGTTACAGACAGAAGAGCCATCATCTGTGGAACCATCTACACAGACAGAAACGTTGGGCATGTATGATTCCTCTTTTGTTAAACCACCCTTGGGTTTGGAGCCTTCAGTGGACCACTCCTTTGTAGACATGCCAGCTGGAGAGGCCCCTGTCTCACCAAATAATAGAGGTCTGTCTGTGGAAGATAGTCTTGCATCTACAGGGACTGTCAGTATGGAGCAACCTATAGAGTCCAGTGTAGGTCAGAACATCATTTCTGAAGCAGTTGAACACCAAAATGAAGACAGGACAACGGTAGAAGAATTATTCACAGTGGAGCAGTCAGATGTAACCGAAGCTGCTACAATAGGCCACTTGGATGCAAGCTCTTCAGAAACTATTCTGACTGCACATCCTTCCATGGTAAACACTGATGGTTCCACAGAAGAACAGCAAACTCTAGATTTATCACTGGCAGGCCAAGACACTACCGAATCCGCTGCGAAGAAACCAGCTGATGTTTGGCCTACTGACACAGCACTAGAAAACTCATTAGATCAGGCAGTGCAATCGGCAATGCCAACTGCCACTCAAGTTTCAACTGTAGTTCCTTCTGTAATAGATCAGACCACTGTTCCAGATGGCTTCGCCGGACAGGGTGGTACAGACCATGACACGCATGTTTCCATGAGCTTCAGCACTGTTATGAACTCTTACCTAACGGTGAGTGTAACAAGCACTGTTGAGCTTCCGTCCCATCTCCCTCCCGTGGGATCCACGGCATCCTCGTCTGTGGTTACCTCAACGAAGCTGGGAGATGAAACAACGAGGGTCCCAGATGTTTCAGTGGACCTGGATCATGTGAGCACTGTCCACTTTTCTCCTGAGCTGACTGAGGGAGGAAGGAGCATGACTGAAAGTCACGTGGAGCTAACAACTCATGTCCAGTCCACAGAGATGGCCAGTGTAGCTTGGGCCACACATGAAACTCACAATAGTACTCCTGTCTCATCACGAGCTCTAGTTGTGTTTTTCAGTCTTCGGGTTACCAACATGATGTTTTCAGAGGACCTGTTTAATAAAAATTCCCCTGAATACAAAGCGCTGGAGCAGCGATTCTTGGAACTG CTGGTGCCCTACCTTCAGTCAAATCTGACAGGCTTCCAGAATCTGGAAATCCTGAACTTCAGAAATGGCAGCATCGTGGTGAACAGTCGAATGAAATTTGCCAAACCTGTGCCTCGGAATGTCACTAACGCTGTGTACATGATCCTGGAAGACTTCTGCAACACTGCGTATCACACTATGAACCTGGCCATCGATAAATACTCCCTGGATGTGGAATCGG GTGAACAGGCTGATCCCTGCAAGTTCCAGGCCTGTAATGAGTTCTCCGAATGCTTAGTAAATCGCTGGAGTGGGGAAGCTGAGTGCGTCTGCAATCCTGGCTACCTAAGCATCGACGGGCTGCCATGCAATAGCATTTGTGATCTGCAACCAAACTTCTGCCTGAATGACGGGAAGTGCGACATAAGCCCTGGGCAAGGGGCCATCTGTAG GTGTCGTGTGGGAGAAAACTGGTGGTACAGAGGGGAGCACTGTGAAGAATATGTGTCTGAGCCACTGGTTGTGGGTATTGCAATTGCTTCTGTGGCAGGATTCCTTCTTGTGGCATCTGCTGTCATCTTCTTCTTGGCCAGGACCCTTCGAGACCAGTACACAAAGAGTGAAACCGAGGACTCACAGGG GCAGGGTGACAGCCTCTCGTCCATTGAGAACGCAGTTAAATACAACCCCATGTATGAAAGTGATACGACTGGCTACAGCCATTATTACCGGAGATACCCTCAGCTAACATCCTACAGTTCTACCAGTGCAGAGACATCCACAGACTACAGCAGTGAAGAGATCAGGCACATTTATGAAAACAGTGAGCTTACTAAGGAG GAAATTCAGGACCGAATTCGAATTATAGAGCTCTACGCTAAAGACCGTCAGTTTGCAGAGTTTGTTAGGCAGCATCAAAT gaagctgctttaa